A genomic stretch from Kribbella jejuensis includes:
- a CDS encoding sensor histidine kinase — MTTATGGPVPPAEPDPLWRHPWVVRLSQVVRRLRRADRARPWVLDTLVVLGAIALFCVPDLLRGTDPRELAGVFTRLPMWGLIALQAGLVLPLFVRRRAPMTAFVLTAAAFTVQWSLLVFLRADVALLIALYSLTLHSSLRRLLWACAITLAVFTLAVVRVSAVAAVAEIAFFLISAMTAAIALGLVVRIRRSQLAGLRDRAARLEIERDQRALLAVAGERARVAREMHDILGHNLSVIIRLADGGAYAARVNPERTVQALELIGETGRDALNDLRRTLGALRDEPAVPELSPQPGIADLDALCARIRTAGPRVSYRTAGEFPADRGLQLAVYRIVQEALTNALKHAGPETDVQVSLEVVHEQLRIQVEDSGPLGVPPVTDAEAGQGLIGMRERAALYGGVVLAGPARTGGWRVQTELDLTPISQRTS; from the coding sequence GTGACGACGGCGACGGGCGGGCCCGTACCGCCGGCCGAGCCTGACCCGCTGTGGCGGCACCCGTGGGTGGTCCGCCTCAGCCAGGTCGTCCGGCGGCTGCGTCGCGCGGACCGCGCCCGCCCGTGGGTCCTCGACACGCTGGTGGTGCTCGGCGCGATCGCGTTGTTCTGCGTACCCGATCTGCTCCGCGGCACCGACCCACGTGAGCTGGCCGGCGTGTTCACGCGCCTGCCGATGTGGGGCCTGATCGCGCTGCAGGCGGGCCTCGTGCTCCCGCTCTTCGTCAGACGGCGGGCACCGATGACCGCCTTCGTGCTGACCGCGGCGGCCTTCACCGTCCAATGGTCGTTGCTGGTGTTCCTCCGCGCGGACGTCGCGCTGCTGATCGCGCTCTACAGCCTGACCCTGCACAGCTCCTTGCGCCGGTTGCTGTGGGCGTGCGCGATCACGCTCGCTGTCTTCACGCTCGCCGTCGTGCGGGTCTCGGCCGTCGCGGCCGTGGCCGAGATCGCGTTCTTCCTGATCAGTGCGATGACGGCCGCGATCGCGCTCGGTCTGGTGGTCCGCATCCGGCGCTCGCAGCTCGCCGGGTTGCGGGATCGCGCCGCCCGGCTGGAGATCGAGCGTGATCAGCGCGCGCTGCTGGCGGTCGCGGGCGAACGCGCGCGGGTGGCCCGCGAGATGCACGACATCCTCGGGCACAACCTGTCGGTGATCATCCGGCTCGCCGACGGCGGCGCGTACGCGGCCCGGGTGAACCCGGAGCGGACCGTCCAAGCACTCGAGCTGATCGGCGAGACCGGGCGGGACGCGCTCAACGACCTCCGCCGTACGCTCGGAGCGCTGCGCGACGAACCCGCCGTACCGGAGCTCAGCCCACAGCCCGGGATCGCGGACCTCGACGCGTTGTGCGCGCGGATCCGGACCGCCGGTCCGCGGGTCAGCTACCGGACGGCGGGCGAGTTCCCGGCCGATCGCGGTCTTCAGCTGGCCGTGTACCGGATCGTGCAGGAGGCGCTCACGAACGCGTTGAAACATGCCGGTCCGGAGACCGACGTGCAGGTGTCGCTCGAGGTCGTACACGAGCAGCTCCGGATCCAGGTCGAGGACAGCGGGCCGCTCGGCGTACCGCCCGTCACCGACGCCGAGGCCGGGCAGGGTCTGATCGGGATGCGCGAACGGGCCGCGCTGTACGGCGGTGTCGTCCTGGCCGGCCCGGCCCGGACCGGCGGTTGGCGGGTACAGACCGAACTCGATCTCACACCGATCTCGCAGAGGACCTCATGA
- a CDS encoding SDR family NAD(P)-dependent oxidoreductase — MTGSVLLVGGSSEIGMAVLMQLLGPAPHQVTLAGRLSAELWRNAEKLRDAGYPVSTTEYDATLDTALDAGALDKLLDDACADHPLELAIVAVGSMSATSFAEGLTVNGTAVASLLHALLRRKPAQIVLLSSAAAVRPRASIAAYSLGKQLADSTGLLLGRQTGVRVLVVRPGFVTTRMTAGLPKPPLASTPEQVGRRVAAAVEAQKTVVWVPGVMGFAVRVLGLVPRKLLPAGWR; from the coding sequence ATGACCGGGTCCGTACTACTTGTCGGCGGTTCCTCCGAGATCGGCATGGCCGTCCTGATGCAGCTCCTCGGTCCCGCGCCGCACCAGGTGACGCTGGCGGGCCGGTTGAGTGCCGAGCTGTGGCGCAACGCCGAGAAGCTCCGCGATGCGGGCTACCCGGTGTCCACGACGGAGTACGACGCGACGCTCGACACGGCCCTCGACGCCGGCGCGCTCGACAAGTTGCTCGACGACGCCTGCGCCGACCATCCACTGGAGCTGGCGATCGTCGCGGTCGGGTCGATGTCGGCCACGTCCTTCGCGGAAGGGCTGACGGTGAACGGTACGGCGGTGGCGTCGCTGCTACACGCGTTGCTACGACGGAAGCCCGCGCAGATCGTGCTGCTGTCGTCGGCCGCCGCGGTCCGGCCGCGTGCGTCGATCGCGGCGTACTCGCTGGGCAAGCAGCTCGCCGACTCGACCGGACTGTTGCTCGGTCGGCAAACCGGTGTGCGGGTGCTCGTGGTCCGGCCCGGGTTCGTGACGACCCGGATGACGGCGGGGTTGCCGAAACCGCCGTTGGCGAGCACGCCCGAGCAGGTGGGCCGGCGGGTGGCGGCGGCCGTCGAGGCGCAGAAGACCGTCGTGTGGGTGCCGGGCGTGATGGGATTCGCCGTCCGCGTCCTCGGTCTGGTGCCGCGCAAACTACTTCCGGCGGGATGGCGATGA
- a CDS encoding decaprenyl-phosphate phosphoribosyltransferase: MTGVHVPVQQRESTAHAVLRLSRPQQWHKAVMLFAAPAAAGALKSPIVVLEAAIAAVGFILLAVAIYAFNDIRDAPDDRRHPRKQLRPVASGALGPLTAGAFGVTSGLLGLAIMSSLGWQTFALAAAYLIAQVLYVTGLKHIAVVDLIVVALGFVLRAAAGGTATGLPVSHWFLLVSLFGAMFLVTGKRKAEHVAAGNAVSRPVLAAYPSSWLDQVMTVSLLGTAMSYGMWAFQYLGHDVYRELLAVSFLPFFTGLLRYALLVSTGRGEEPEHELFRDRVLLVAGLTWAGLLTIGLYCA; this comes from the coding sequence ATGACCGGCGTCCACGTACCCGTGCAGCAGCGAGAGTCCACCGCACACGCGGTGCTCAGGCTGAGCCGCCCACAACAGTGGCACAAGGCGGTCATGCTGTTCGCGGCACCAGCTGCGGCCGGTGCGCTCAAGTCGCCGATCGTCGTACTGGAGGCCGCGATCGCCGCGGTCGGCTTCATCCTGCTCGCGGTCGCGATCTACGCGTTCAACGACATCCGCGACGCACCCGACGATCGGCGGCATCCACGCAAGCAACTGCGCCCGGTCGCGTCCGGCGCACTCGGTCCGCTGACCGCGGGGGCCTTCGGCGTGACGTCCGGGCTGCTGGGCCTCGCGATCATGAGCAGCCTCGGCTGGCAGACGTTCGCGCTTGCCGCGGCGTACCTGATCGCCCAGGTCCTGTACGTCACCGGTCTCAAGCACATCGCGGTCGTCGACCTGATCGTGGTCGCGCTCGGGTTCGTCCTCCGCGCAGCAGCCGGCGGCACCGCAACCGGTCTGCCCGTGTCCCACTGGTTCCTGCTCGTGTCGTTGTTCGGCGCGATGTTCCTCGTCACCGGCAAACGCAAGGCAGAACACGTCGCGGCCGGCAACGCGGTCAGTCGCCCGGTACTCGCGGCGTACCCGAGCTCCTGGCTGGACCAGGTGATGACGGTATCGCTGCTCGGCACGGCGATGTCGTACGGCATGTGGGCGTTCCAGTACCTCGGCCACGACGTCTACCGCGAGCTGCTCGCGGTCTCGTTCCTCCCGTTCTTCACCGGCCTCCTCCGCTACGCCCTACTCGTGTCCACCGGCCGCGGCGAAGAACCCGAACACGAGCTCTTCCGCGACCGCGTCCTGCTCGTCGCCGGCCTCACCTGGGCCGGCCTGCTCACCATCGGCCTCTACTGCGCCTAG
- a CDS encoding LacI family DNA-binding transcriptional regulator — protein sequence MADARPKRPATIHEVASLAGVSHTTVSRYLQDKDSLKPKTRVKVEFAVKTLDYRPNLVARSMRTRHTNRLAIVLASGEHFPGRLLAAASRTAHEAGYQVEIVSVEGGQAARSARIDELARSGQVEGILALSPISARAKKSDRVPVVETGTYDDKLHGLAELADASEVREIIEHLAGLGHRTFLHVSGDLENFASARNRRRVYLETIEQLGLESAGVVDGKWQAQDGYDAIRALPPDTAVTAVVAANDVVAMGVVRAALERGWSVPGDLSVFGWDDEQMGRFATPSLSTVAVDREAQGRAAIHQLVAEIRGEPAPEPPPRRINQLIFRESTAPPPTHRKS from the coding sequence GTGGCAGACGCGAGGCCGAAACGGCCGGCCACCATTCACGAAGTGGCGAGCCTGGCCGGTGTGTCGCACACGACCGTGTCCCGCTACCTGCAGGACAAGGACAGCCTCAAGCCGAAGACCAGGGTCAAGGTCGAGTTCGCGGTGAAGACCCTCGACTACCGGCCGAACCTGGTCGCCCGGTCGATGCGTACCCGGCACACCAACCGGCTCGCGATCGTGCTGGCCTCCGGCGAGCACTTCCCGGGCCGGCTACTCGCGGCCGCGTCCCGGACCGCGCACGAGGCCGGGTACCAGGTCGAGATCGTCAGCGTCGAGGGCGGCCAGGCGGCGCGGTCGGCCCGGATCGACGAGCTGGCCCGGTCCGGCCAGGTCGAGGGCATCCTCGCGCTGTCGCCGATCAGCGCGAGGGCCAAGAAGTCGGACCGGGTCCCGGTCGTCGAGACCGGGACGTACGACGACAAGCTGCACGGCCTGGCCGAGCTCGCCGACGCCAGCGAGGTCCGGGAGATCATCGAGCACCTGGCCGGCCTCGGCCATCGCACCTTCCTGCACGTGTCCGGAGACCTCGAGAACTTCGCCTCCGCCCGCAACCGGCGCCGCGTCTACCTCGAGACCATCGAGCAGCTCGGCCTGGAGTCGGCCGGTGTGGTGGACGGGAAATGGCAGGCCCAGGACGGGTACGACGCGATTCGCGCGCTGCCGCCCGACACCGCGGTCACCGCCGTCGTCGCGGCGAACGACGTGGTCGCGATGGGCGTCGTCCGCGCTGCCCTCGAGCGCGGCTGGAGCGTGCCGGGCGACCTGAGCGTGTTCGGCTGGGACGACGAGCAGATGGGCCGCTTCGCCACGCCGTCGCTGTCCACCGTCGCCGTCGACCGCGAGGCCCAGGGCCGCGCCGCCATCCACCAGCTCGTCGCCGAGATCCGCGGCGAACCGGCTCCCGAGCCGCCGCCCCGGCGGATCAACCAACTGATCTTCCGCGAGTCGACAGCTCCGCCTCCGACCCACCGCAAGAGCTGA
- a CDS encoding ABC transporter ATP-binding protein has product MIEARQLTKRYGETTAVDGLEFTVRPGAVTGFLGPNGAGKSTTMRMIIGLDAPTSGSVTVNGKHYREHPSPLQEVGALLEAKSVHPGRSAFNHLLAQAQTHGIPRRRVDEVIELTGLQSVAKKRAGQFSLGMGQRLGIAGALLGDPATVMLDEPVNGLDPEGVLWIRNLLTQLASEGRTVFVSSHLMSEMALVADRLIIVGRGRLLADTSVDELVRQAGGDAVRVATADPARLRDVLAGPGVQIVGTGSEELEVTGLPARSIGTTAAEHGIALYELTTVKVSLEQAFMDLTRDDVVYHGKELAA; this is encoded by the coding sequence ATGATCGAAGCGAGACAGCTGACGAAGCGGTACGGCGAGACGACCGCGGTCGACGGACTGGAGTTCACCGTCCGGCCCGGCGCGGTGACCGGGTTCCTCGGACCGAACGGTGCCGGGAAGTCCACGACGATGCGGATGATCATCGGCCTGGACGCACCCACCAGCGGGTCGGTGACCGTGAACGGCAAGCACTACCGGGAGCATCCGTCGCCGCTGCAGGAGGTCGGCGCGCTGCTCGAGGCGAAGTCGGTCCATCCGGGCCGCTCGGCGTTCAACCACCTGCTCGCGCAGGCGCAGACGCACGGCATCCCGCGCCGCCGGGTCGACGAGGTGATCGAGCTGACCGGCCTGCAGTCGGTGGCGAAGAAGCGGGCCGGACAGTTCTCGCTCGGCATGGGCCAGCGGCTCGGTATCGCCGGCGCGCTGCTGGGCGACCCGGCGACCGTGATGCTCGACGAGCCGGTGAACGGACTGGACCCCGAAGGCGTGCTGTGGATCCGGAACCTGCTCACGCAGCTCGCGTCCGAGGGCCGCACGGTCTTCGTCTCGTCGCACCTGATGAGCGAGATGGCGCTGGTCGCCGACCGGCTGATCATCGTCGGCCGCGGCCGGCTGCTCGCGGACACGAGCGTCGACGAGTTGGTCCGCCAGGCAGGCGGTGACGCCGTACGGGTGGCCACCGCGGACCCGGCGCGACTGCGCGACGTACTCGCCGGACCGGGTGTGCAGATCGTCGGTACGGGCTCCGAGGAGCTGGAGGTCACCGGGTTACCGGCCCGTTCGATCGGTACGACGGCCGCCGAGCACGGTATCGCGCTGTACGAGCTCACCACCGTGAAGGTCTCGCTGGAGCAGGCGTTCATGGACCTCACCCGCGACGACGTCGTCTACCACGGCAAGGAGCTGGCCGCATGA
- a CDS encoding carbohydrate ABC transporter permease, with product MKTNPPRTMVGGMPMPGLLERVLKAVFLTVICAVVVFPFIGVISTSLAPPAEVTKAGGFVLFPTKGIDLTAYRSILSGGTVTQALLVSGFITAVGTTIAVLLTCTLGWALSRRGTVGNRALLLIVLISLLFNPGMIPSYLVVQQFGLLNSLWAVIVPVSVSAFNVIVVRSFFVGLPAEIIDAARIDGASEWKLFRHIGLPLSKAVIAVIGLFYGVGYWNSFFNAMLYLNDSSKWPLQLVLRTYVVNGVELGGQDLGLGSEAVPPQTSIQMAILMISIVPVLCVYPFIQRHFAKGVLTGAVKG from the coding sequence ATGAAGACCAACCCGCCCAGAACCATGGTCGGCGGTATGCCGATGCCCGGTCTGCTCGAGCGCGTCCTCAAGGCCGTGTTCCTGACCGTCATCTGTGCCGTCGTGGTGTTCCCGTTCATCGGTGTGATCTCGACCAGCCTCGCACCGCCCGCGGAAGTGACGAAGGCCGGCGGGTTCGTGCTGTTCCCGACCAAGGGCATCGACCTCACCGCGTACCGCTCGATCCTGTCCGGTGGCACCGTCACCCAGGCGCTGCTGGTCAGCGGCTTCATCACCGCGGTCGGTACGACGATCGCCGTACTGCTGACCTGCACGCTCGGCTGGGCGCTGAGCCGCCGGGGCACCGTCGGCAACCGGGCGCTGCTGCTGATCGTGCTGATCAGCCTGCTGTTCAACCCGGGGATGATCCCGTCCTACCTGGTCGTCCAGCAGTTCGGGCTGCTGAACAGTCTGTGGGCCGTGATCGTTCCGGTCAGTGTCAGCGCGTTCAACGTGATCGTGGTCCGCTCGTTCTTCGTCGGCCTGCCCGCCGAGATCATCGACGCGGCCCGGATCGACGGCGCCTCGGAGTGGAAGCTGTTCCGGCACATCGGCCTGCCGCTGTCCAAGGCGGTGATCGCCGTGATCGGGCTGTTCTACGGCGTCGGCTACTGGAACAGCTTCTTCAACGCGATGCTGTACCTCAACGACAGCAGCAAGTGGCCGCTGCAACTGGTGCTCCGGACGTACGTCGTGAACGGCGTCGAGCTCGGTGGCCAGGACCTGGGACTCGGCAGCGAGGCGGTACCACCGCAGACCTCGATCCAGATGGCGATCCTGATGATCTCGATCGTCCCGGTGCTCTGCGTCTACCCGTTCATCCAGCGCCACTTCGCCAAGGGCGTACTCACCGGCGCCGTCAAGGGCTGA
- a CDS encoding phosphodiester glycosidase family protein, producing the protein MSYVRALLYPGNASFSVRTVEWFRDHGGGVIIDTIETWKYSHQQPPATGTPPDTTTSDAAGSAAAGRDGAGSGRAGNGASQRGTTRSGTTGAGAAGDPASAGLPVVVLLPGVPPLRGEGTWAVARRSAAGVPLIWTTWLRADPAHLPVSAAAALLPRGTYHLHLMPGTREPIVGMKSKNGYSVPQADRPDLVATFNAGFKMKDSHGGWWTPESAAVPLVDGRASVVILRDGSARVGTWNRTLRMTNDVVAVRQNLDPLIVDGRIADNLTTNANGRWGTVRSQFQYTWRSGLGTDAHGNLIYVAGNKLTLATLAAAMHQAGIVQGMELDIHAAMTCFEIEKPGPNGAVTGKRLLNSMDSPTNRYLIDDQRDFFYVTTK; encoded by the coding sequence GTGTCGTATGTCCGCGCGCTGCTGTATCCAGGCAACGCGAGCTTCTCCGTCCGGACAGTGGAGTGGTTCCGCGATCACGGCGGCGGCGTGATCATCGACACGATCGAGACCTGGAAGTACTCCCACCAACAACCCCCGGCCACCGGCACCCCACCTGACACCACCACCTCGGACGCCGCCGGCAGCGCCGCCGCCGGCCGCGATGGGGCGGGGAGCGGGCGGGCGGGCAACGGTGCGTCGCAGCGCGGGACGACGCGAAGCGGCACGACGGGGGCCGGTGCGGCCGGCGATCCGGCCTCGGCCGGGCTGCCGGTGGTGGTGCTGCTGCCGGGCGTCCCGCCGCTGCGCGGCGAAGGGACCTGGGCGGTTGCCCGGCGTTCCGCTGCCGGTGTTCCGTTGATCTGGACGACCTGGTTGCGCGCCGACCCCGCGCACCTGCCGGTCTCAGCCGCCGCAGCGCTCCTGCCGCGCGGCACCTACCACCTCCACCTGATGCCCGGCACCCGCGAGCCGATCGTCGGCATGAAGTCCAAGAACGGGTACTCCGTCCCGCAAGCCGACCGCCCCGACCTGGTTGCTACCTTCAACGCCGGCTTCAAGATGAAGGACTCGCACGGCGGCTGGTGGACGCCCGAGTCCGCGGCCGTACCGCTCGTCGACGGCCGCGCCTCCGTCGTGATCCTCCGCGACGGCTCCGCCCGGGTCGGCACCTGGAACCGGACTCTCCGGATGACCAACGACGTGGTCGCGGTCCGGCAGAACCTGGACCCGCTGATCGTCGACGGCCGGATCGCGGACAACCTGACGACCAACGCCAACGGCCGCTGGGGTACGGTCCGCAGCCAGTTCCAGTACACCTGGCGCTCCGGCCTCGGAACCGATGCCCACGGCAACTTGATCTATGTCGCCGGCAACAAACTGACCCTCGCCACTCTGGCCGCGGCCATGCACCAGGCCGGCATCGTCCAGGGGATGGAGCTCGACATCCACGCGGCGATGACCTGCTTCGAGATCGAGAAGCCCGGACCGAACGGCGCGGTCACCGGCAAGCGGCTGCTGAACTCGATGGACTCACCCACCAATCGGTACCTGATCGACGACCAGCGCGACTTCTTCTACGTGACGACAAAATGA
- a CDS encoding ABC transporter permease, whose product MTATAVEKPATTKPAYRVTGSHVLRSESTKLWSLRSTWIALGLGLLFLIAFGTIAALRYHSGITSGRQMDPDFADATGLSLSLFGVPLAQLALGVLGVLVTAGEYSTGSIRSTLASVPRRLPVLWSKATVYGVVALVIALAGTFVTFFIGTGILPDTPAAMTIGTGGVVRSLLGATVYLGLIGVIGVALGALLRSVAGAISALVGALMLVPGLVSLLPKSWRNSIEQYLPSNAGESMYSLHHAPHMLSAGTGFLVFAAWTALALAGAAWRLSRSDA is encoded by the coding sequence ATGACCGCCACGGCTGTTGAGAAACCGGCCACCACCAAGCCGGCGTACCGAGTCACCGGCTCGCATGTACTGCGCTCCGAGTCCACGAAGCTGTGGTCTCTCAGGTCGACGTGGATCGCGCTCGGGCTCGGGCTGCTGTTCTTGATTGCCTTCGGCACCATCGCGGCTCTTCGCTACCACTCCGGGATCACATCCGGGCGGCAGATGGACCCGGACTTCGCCGATGCGACCGGCCTCAGCTTGTCGTTGTTCGGTGTACCGCTGGCGCAGTTGGCGCTCGGCGTCCTCGGCGTACTGGTGACCGCGGGCGAGTACTCGACGGGATCGATCCGCTCGACGCTCGCGTCGGTTCCGCGGCGACTACCGGTTCTGTGGTCGAAGGCAACGGTGTACGGCGTGGTCGCCCTGGTGATCGCGTTGGCCGGAACGTTCGTGACGTTCTTCATCGGCACCGGGATCCTGCCCGACACACCCGCCGCGATGACGATCGGCACCGGCGGCGTGGTTCGCAGTCTGCTCGGCGCGACCGTTTACCTCGGGCTGATCGGCGTGATCGGTGTCGCGCTCGGCGCGTTGCTGCGGTCCGTCGCCGGGGCGATCTCCGCGCTGGTCGGCGCGCTCATGCTCGTCCCGGGGCTCGTCTCGCTGCTGCCGAAGTCCTGGCGCAACTCGATCGAGCAGTACCTGCCCAGCAACGCGGGCGAATCCATGTACTCGCTGCACCACGCACCTCACATGCTGTCGGCGGGCACCGGGTTCCTCGTGTTCGCGGCCTGGACCGCGCTCGCGCTGGCCGGTGCCGCTTGGCGACTGTCCCGAAGCGACGCCTGA
- a CDS encoding ABC transporter permease — protein sequence MAVKRSLRSRLWRDYPVLLLAVPGMLVLLAFQYYPLWGNVIAFQDYQPYLGTSKSLWSGFQNFSVIFNGDPQFLNAVENTLILTAIQTVIVFPAPIVVALVLHSLLSNKLRQFVQTIIYLPHFMSWVIVVAIFQQMLGGTGMINNWLRGHGYSPMHIIGNVEAFRALLTSQVLWKDTGWATILFLAVLSQIDRALYEASAVDGAGRWRQTWHVTLPGLKPIIILLLILKLGDSLTVGFEQIILQQQAVGIDASDVLDTYVYNNGILGGNWGVAAAVGLVKSVVALALVLSANKIAHRLGEEGVYRG from the coding sequence GTGGCCGTTAAACGCTCGCTGCGGTCGCGTCTGTGGCGCGACTATCCCGTTCTGTTGCTCGCGGTTCCCGGAATGCTGGTGCTGCTCGCGTTTCAGTACTACCCGCTCTGGGGAAATGTCATTGCATTTCAGGATTATCAGCCGTACCTCGGGACAAGTAAGAGTCTGTGGTCCGGATTCCAGAATTTTTCCGTCATCTTCAACGGTGATCCACAATTCCTCAACGCGGTCGAGAACACGCTGATCCTGACCGCGATCCAGACCGTGATCGTGTTCCCGGCGCCGATCGTGGTCGCGCTGGTGCTGCACAGCCTGCTGTCGAACAAGCTGCGGCAGTTCGTCCAGACGATCATCTACCTGCCGCACTTCATGTCGTGGGTGATCGTGGTCGCGATCTTCCAGCAGATGCTCGGCGGCACCGGGATGATCAACAACTGGCTGCGCGGGCACGGGTACAGCCCGATGCACATCATCGGCAACGTCGAGGCGTTCCGGGCGCTGCTCACCTCGCAGGTGCTCTGGAAGGACACCGGCTGGGCGACCATCCTGTTCCTCGCGGTGCTGTCCCAGATCGACCGGGCGCTCTACGAGGCGTCTGCGGTGGACGGCGCGGGCCGCTGGCGGCAAACCTGGCACGTCACGCTGCCGGGACTGAAGCCGATCATCATCCTGCTGCTGATCCTGAAGCTCGGCGACTCGCTCACGGTCGGGTTCGAGCAGATCATCCTGCAGCAACAGGCCGTCGGCATCGACGCCAGCGACGTGCTCGACACCTACGTCTACAACAACGGCATCCTCGGCGGGAACTGGGGGGTGGCGGCAGCGGTCGGCCTGGTGAAGAGCGTCGTCGCGCTGGCCCTGGTGCTGTCCGCCAACAAGATCGCCCACCGCCTCGGTGAGGAAGGCGTGTACCGCGGATGA
- a CDS encoding response regulator: MTTVLIVDDQPLQRLGLRILLESVPETQVAGEAGSGSEAVRRTAELHPDVVLMDIRMPGMDGIEATRQIVASGNRSRILVLTTFDLDEYAHAALRAGASGFLLKDARPEELLGGIRAVAAGDAIIAPTLTRRLLDTYALQVPRGTRAVDDEKLRGLTEREREILIAIAHGWTNPEIAARLHLSESTVKTHVGRVLAKIGARDRVQAVIFAYDIGLASPNPA, from the coding sequence ATGACGACAGTGCTGATCGTGGACGACCAGCCGCTGCAGCGGCTCGGCCTGCGGATCCTGCTCGAGTCGGTGCCGGAGACCCAGGTCGCGGGTGAGGCGGGCAGCGGTTCGGAAGCGGTACGGCGGACCGCCGAGCTGCACCCGGACGTGGTGCTGATGGACATCCGGATGCCCGGCATGGACGGGATCGAGGCCACCCGGCAGATCGTTGCCAGCGGCAATCGCTCGCGGATCCTGGTGCTGACCACGTTCGATCTCGACGAGTACGCGCACGCCGCGCTGCGGGCCGGGGCGAGCGGGTTCCTGCTGAAGGACGCGCGGCCCGAGGAGCTGCTCGGCGGCATCCGCGCGGTCGCGGCCGGGGACGCGATCATCGCGCCGACGCTGACCCGGCGGCTGCTCGACACCTATGCGCTCCAGGTTCCGCGCGGGACCCGCGCGGTGGACGACGAGAAGCTCCGCGGGCTGACCGAACGCGAACGCGAGATCCTGATCGCGATCGCCCACGGCTGGACCAACCCTGAGATCGCCGCCCGCCTGCACCTGTCCGAGTCGACGGTGAAGACCCACGTCGGCCGCGTCCTCGCCAAGATCGGCGCCCGCGACCGCGTCCAGGCGGTCATCTTCGCCTACGACATCGGCCTCGCCTCCCCGAACCCGGCCTAG
- a CDS encoding FAD-binding oxidoreductase, with protein sequence MTHEEPGRQSLSGWGRTIRRNCEVRRPAFEHGLVELVRAEPRLTVRGAGRSYGDAALPGDGVVLDLTAFDRIVSFDEGNGVVVAEAGVLLKDLIDQTLPMGWKLPVVPGTERITVGGAIASDVHGKNHPGAGSFGQHVLWIALLRSDGAIVQLSAGQDPDGFRATIGGMGLTGVIVRAAIQLQRVDTGWLIRNRRRTRSFDETVDAMRTATRRQELDPHRHAIAWLDARGSVLGRGIVDEYYGASTLDLPGSVAPFPEARPPSTRHRRSLPGRGVVTNSTIAAASAARWYLSRSSNSQLVAMRHALCPLDRADAWPAAFGRGGLVQYQFAVPPDGVGVIHEVLSYLSTHGPTPALATLKNLGSGTAGGLSFPIPGWTLAVDLPARRLGTLRPLDKLVAGAGGRVYLAKDAVTDPELIPLMYPRLPTWRRTQRRLDPAGRWTSGLAERLGLLP encoded by the coding sequence GTGACACACGAGGAGCCCGGCCGGCAGTCGTTGTCCGGCTGGGGCCGGACGATCCGCCGTAACTGTGAGGTACGGCGGCCGGCCTTCGAGCACGGGCTGGTGGAGCTGGTACGGGCCGAGCCGCGGCTGACGGTGCGCGGGGCCGGCAGAAGCTACGGCGACGCTGCGCTCCCAGGCGACGGCGTCGTACTGGATCTGACGGCGTTCGACAGGATCGTCTCGTTCGACGAGGGCAACGGGGTCGTTGTCGCCGAAGCCGGAGTACTGCTCAAGGACCTGATCGACCAGACGCTGCCGATGGGCTGGAAACTCCCGGTGGTACCGGGAACCGAGCGGATCACGGTCGGCGGTGCGATCGCTTCCGACGTGCACGGGAAGAACCATCCGGGCGCGGGATCGTTCGGCCAGCACGTGCTGTGGATCGCCTTGCTGCGTTCCGACGGTGCGATCGTCCAGCTGTCCGCGGGCCAGGACCCGGACGGGTTCCGGGCCACGATCGGCGGGATGGGACTGACCGGCGTGATCGTGCGCGCGGCGATCCAGCTGCAGCGGGTCGACACCGGCTGGCTGATCCGGAACCGGCGCCGGACGCGGTCGTTCGACGAGACCGTCGACGCGATGCGGACCGCCACGCGCCGGCAGGAGCTGGATCCGCACCGGCACGCGATCGCCTGGCTGGACGCACGCGGGTCGGTGCTCGGGCGTGGCATCGTCGACGAGTACTACGGCGCGTCGACGCTGGATCTTCCGGGCTCGGTCGCGCCGTTCCCGGAGGCCCGTCCGCCGAGCACGCGACATCGCCGATCACTGCCGGGGCGAGGAGTGGTGACCAATTCGACGATCGCGGCCGCGTCGGCGGCGCGCTGGTATCTGAGCAGGTCGTCCAACTCGCAGCTCGTGGCTATGCGGCATGCGCTGTGCCCGCTCGACCGCGCGGATGCGTGGCCGGCCGCGTTCGGGCGTGGCGGCCTCGTGCAGTACCAGTTCGCCGTACCGCCGGACGGCGTCGGGGTGATCCACGAGGTGCTGTCGTACCTGTCGACCCACGGTCCGACGCCTGCCCTGGCGACGTTGAAGAACCTCGGCTCCGGTACCGCGGGCGGGCTGTCCTTCCCGATCCCGGGCTGGACGCTGGCGGTCGATCTCCCGGCACGTCGGCTGGGCACGCTGCGGCCGCTCGACAAGCTGGTCGCAGGCGCCGGCGGCCGGGTCTACCTCGCGAAGGACGCCGTCACGGATCCCGAGTTGATCCCGCTCATGTATCCGCGCCTCCCGACCTGGCGACGCACCCAGCGACGCCTGGACCCTGCCGGGCGCTGGACGTCCGGCCTGGCCGAACGCCTCGGACTGCTTCCATGA